In Aedes albopictus strain Foshan chromosome 3, AalbF5, whole genome shotgun sequence, the genomic window GATTGTAACTGGATTTAGTTTCACTCGAGCGTTGAATAAAACGAATGTATATGAAATCGAGAAGTGCATGAGCCTCAATGTTGATGTCTGTGTTAGGAACGCATGACATTAAAAGAAAACTTATGGGAAATAAATTATTTGGAAAACTATTGACAACAATTACTTAAACACAATTTATACAAACAGTACATCTAATAATTACACCAATTATATTCCGAGACTATAACTTTAATGTTAGGCTTTCGATTTTGTTTAATATTGTATATGTTCGGATATTAAAATTGGTTCATACTCATGATTCAATGTGAGATCTCTTTCATTGTCaattaacattttttgaaaaatatcataaaatacGTATTAAAACAATTTAGAAGAATAAGTTATCAATTTGAACCAATAGTAGAATAGTTTCCCTACTGAAggcaaagtagattttatttaaaATTACGGTTTTTAATGCATAAATGAATGCTGAAGTTTCCCTGCTTTCAGTACGCTACTCTTGCTAGTGTAGTTCAACTTACTTTATTCTTGTACCTACAAACAAATTTATATTGAAAATAGTAAAGTAATGTAGAACAAACATACTTGCATGACTAGAAGATTTACTCGTTTTCTTTCATCAGTAAATGAAAGATATTGGAATATTTATTATCATTTCTCAATTATGCGAATTGAATCGAAATATGGAAGGATTTGTAGATAAGTCATTTCATGCTTGGACAATGGACATAGCATAACAATAGTTGTTAATGTTCTGCcaaaatcgagttttgtaacgcATATCGGAACATATTTATGTGACATAGAAATTTGAATTGCTTCCATCCTTTGGTATCAAAtcctgaaaattttattattagAGCTGTGCCTCCTTGAATGAAACCTACGATTGTCGTCAATTGAATTAACTTAAAACTTggaaaattatttctcaacagttATTTGGTAGCCTAAGTTTTTTAGAACAAGTGGTGAATTTTCAGAACAGGTGTTTGAAATTTAGGGTACTCGAGTCACCCTCGGAATGTTCTATTTATTCATTTAATTCACCAATAATAATAAATGAACTATCGTGGATTATTGACGTATTCTATATACTTCTATACCAcgtttttttaatttgattatcTATTATTTCTGTGTCCATGTTTATGATATGCAATATTTATATTCTGTAATCATCGGGTAAGTTAGTTAGGAGTAGTACTCTGACTGCCTGTCTCAAATAGCCTCACGTAACTCAAGGGCAGAGAATTTCCGgacataaaactaaaaaaaaacagcacTACCCCTCGGCGGAGAACCCTTTTTTTGCCCAGCGCTTGTATCTCTTGTTCTTTTTGCTCCTTTTATTTCCCACTTCTTAAAGTGGCCTGACCATTTCGTTGGGTGCCCTCCATCGTGCAGCACTCCATCACTTCTTCCATCCACAGCTTCCACAATACGTCAATGCGATGGGGGCGCATGGCTCTTCTTCGATTAAGCGCCTGCAATGGTGGCGCCTGATCGCTTTATTCTGGTCTCCTCGCGATTGCGTTACGATTGGTTATTCGGAAGAGATGAGCCACACGGGTTGCTGGACATCCCGAGCATAGCttgttttatatcttgttttgttttattaactTAACAAGATAGTACTTATCAATACAAGCATGTTTGGTTTGGTGCATAACATGAACATGTCAAGAGATGGTGAAAGATATTTTTTTCGAATGGGCTAGGTCATCCgaagggctgcaaaatggtgagttgaCAAGGAGCgtacaacatagctctggtcttcaTAGGTGCCTAccacatgcttccacgggtcaatcgatgacaaagaccaccagctaagagttgtgtgcttacctggtagtgcaacctgggcactgatccaatgttacgcgccaagcgATGCTACTGCAATGCAAAAGAAAAGGAAATTTTACAGCCTATTGAATGCTATCatggataagattccaaaaggtgatatcaagacccTCAGTCGCCGTCCACaacttacgtaacgctctaggggtaAGAGGGGGGAATACAGTCTAGTGTGCTGAATTTGCTGAAaagtttttgctgaatttcagcacaacattgctgatcaactgtcaaaattgctggatggttcagcaagttgaaaaataattgctgatattcagtaaattcgcattgctgaatgaaatcagcacacacaaaaaaaacagcaaagtttgctgaataccagtaaacaaaatttgcagtgtaaggatgcaggtgatcattgcgatacacaacATAAGAGTGTTTTAAGTTATCAAAGAATCCTTTCTGTTGTTTAGAGAATATGGACCCATGATACTCACCATGCTGAAAATAAATTCACCCCATATCacactaaaattgataaaacttatgtcaaaataaatttagtTTGTCAAAAACTTAATGAAGTattagaattgaagtaatgagcggAATTTTTGAATGGCGAGaggatcaattctccgtttctgcaatgaaatggttcaaaatgtgcgggtattatgattccttgcctaatttgatcctgtctgagcaaaactttgggtaaccgtattgttattttctccattttttgCCACTTAAAAGCACAGTTACCGAAAgtgttgctcaaacagcatcaaattaggcaaggaatcatagtacccgcactttttgaaccatttcattgcagaaccgGAGAATTGactttttcgccatacaaaaactCCGCTCataattgttttatttttggGATTAGTATACATAATTTGTTAAACCTTTAAATTCAATAGGACGcagtcagtgaagtactagattgaaagtagttagCTAGATTGTTGTATGATGAGATGATCaaatctccatttctgcaatgaaatggtgcaaacagcgtgggttatatgatttcttgactaatttgatgctgtttgagcaaaagtttgggttactgtgttgttgtattcattatttcttgcaacttcaacaacacagatacccaaacttttgctcaaacagcatcaaattagccaagaaattatataacccacgctgtttgcaccttttcactgcagaaatgaagatttgatcatctcaccatacaaaaatccagctcactactttcaatctagtacttcactgattgcgtcctattgaaaaataatatatatatatatatatatatatatatatatatatatatatatatatatatatatatatatatatatatatatatatatatatatatatatatatatatatatatatatatatatatatatatatatatatatatatatatatatatatatatatatatatatatatatatatatatatatattacaaTTTtaaaataggacgcaatcaggaagtactagatttgaagtaatgagatgaatttttgtatagtaagaaggtgaattctccgtttctgcaatgaaatggtgtaaaaagcgtgggtattatgattcattgcctaatttgatgtttgagcaaaactttgggcaacagtgttgttgttgtcTCCATTTCTTGCAGTTTAAACAATACAGTTGCCCAAAGTGTGcccaaacagcattaaattaggcaaggaatcataatacccacgctgttcacaccatttcattgcaaaaatagagaattcaccttctcaccatacaaaaattcagctcattactataattctagtactacaccgaacatgTCGTATTACAGTTTCTGTGCTATTTCATGTTGAACTCGTAatgctttataaaaaaaaaaaacgtgataaAATGAAACGAAAACCATGATAAAATCGAGCGAGAATTTGTTGAGTATTGATTCAGGACGCGCGTCGTTGCAAAAACTACAgcactaccaacaaaatttcgcTTGCCGTATAtagcgcgagtgcggtgcagtttcagctgctcgatggcgcgcgtcctgaaaggtttaaAAAACTAGTAATAAAATCGAAAAAAACCACTGCGCAGTGAATTCGTGCCACATATTGTACAAAGTTTTCTTTTCAAGCGTAAATGTTTGAATGTGTATTTCATTGCGATACGAGACACAATAGGACGTCaagaactgtgaaaagtgatgaaTGAACATCACTCGATATTACGCTACGTCTCTACCACTATTTTTTTCAAGTGGCATAGACTGAAATTCATGGTAAATCCTTTTTTGAGCTACTTTAACGCTTGCATTAAAAACAAATGGACAGTTTCCGAAGTGAGTTAGTGGAATGTATAAACAAATTATAAACAAGTGGTTATTCATGTTACAAGCAGCATCTATTGGTTACGCTAGAAAAACTGGTACAGGCCTTTGAAGGCAATTTTACTAAAGTTACTAATTTCTCTTCTTCTTATAAATTTACTATTTGAAATCATCGAGAAACTTATGAAGAATAGGGATTCCATGTTACccgaaatgtaaaaaaaaacaaaagcaaatTTCGACTTATAATTATATCATGCCAAACGACGTTTTAGAGTCGTGATTAGAGTGGGTGAACGTTGTATGGTAGAATTTGAATTTaaacgcatcaacccggaacaaagcttttttgattccttttagcgtccgtaaaaatgtgcaaaatttgCGATTGATTATGTCCCCGCATTCAGCATTGCGATtgcaatttgtatgggatttagtatgagaaaggtcacttttttgcatttttttttctaataagagGATTAAGTTTTTCGTCAACTATATAATCGATGACGTTAagacagaggttcccaaactttttgctaccgcggcgccttttgaaattttcaaaaacgtcgctacgcaccaacaactttttacataGAATTTTAATaatgaacagaacttaacacaaattttagGTTTCTGGAGGACTGCATTGCAAAGcttttaaatttgttaaataaagcGCGTAGATTACCAAGTTTTAGGGGAAATATATATGAAAATGTATTATTCAGAAGCTGTCAAGACGGCTGATAGTGACGGTGAGGTGTCATTTTTTTTAATGCGGAGGGACACAACTCAAAAAAGACGGTATTCAGAATCATTGACAAAATTGACATATAAAttgtctcagatttttttttacgataagtgatatatgatagtgatgtaagtaaaaataTCGTCccagaacgtttgaattttcaaaattccgaAAATTTAAAAACTTTGTAAAAGTCTAGATGTTTCATGATAATattaagaaattccggaaaacattcgtTGACTTTAAAATGTTTACTTTTTAATTGATAATTtagaagagggaaaacccctCTGAGTAATTTTCTTTTGAAGTCTCCCTCAAAAAGGCAGGACGTTGGTATAGAATACAAAAAAGTCTGTGAGGTGACACTAGATTTACTAAATAAAACataaacaacaaaaaatatgttCTGCCTTTAATAATAAGAGTTTATTCTTTGTGTTTTGactcaagagcctgcggcgcacctgagagatgttcacggcgcaccagggcgccgcggcgcacagtttgagaAGCACTGCGTTAAGATATAGCCTTGGACGTGCTGAAAAGATttttcgaagaccacaaagcgaatTGACACTTGCGACGAAAGTTGTAACGTACAGATTATgcgatggtgcttaacatttaacatgttaaggacagacttgttagaatcccaaaatggctgccacaatgactgactttggcacctacttatGATTTGGAACGCATAAacctctttgtaaacaaaaccagcacacctgagcttcttataataagcttattacaagtgagcaagaacagaataataaaattcactatTGTTCGAAGCTTGcctcttgaaatttgtgcgtctgatgttctgatgcactgttgaagcggaattTCAAAACGTTTGTTTTTAAGGAATAAcaacaataataaaatctcaatttttggtccaTATTGCCTCctggcaataacttttttataagCCTCTGATAAATTTGCGGTTTTTCTACATATCCTAGGCTACACTTTAATGTCATAAGTTATTTGGTCGCAGACATTTTTCTTAAACTTAtgaaagtacgttttcccatacaaaatcccatacaaattttaatcgcaatgcGGCATACGGGAACGCAACCAATCGATCCTAAATTTTGCAATGGACGCTAAAAGAAATCTAAAAAGCTTTGTTCTATAAAATCGACCTTGTTGATCCAGTCTATTGTAGATTCATGTCAATACAGAATATCATTACCTCCGTTATATTTGCGAATGAATAAGGAGATAAAAGTGTCTACGATCAATCACAGTTTTAAGCTtaatcaatacaagtaaaatattttaagtttttaaacctaaaatgaaaaacagtagtagattttcaatctactaacaaaagaatggctcgtaacatttccacgtccaagcgtccGATGGCTTTTAACATGTGCGGTTGAAATTAGATATGATTTTtttagttacctagttatagcactcagttcttgtattctacactgagatacctagttttgaaaatggtgaatattttcgtcgtttataatcgtattttattggtctttggatatattatagagctcaaaaagctcgacataatggtatattcaactcaaaaacgtcaaatttcgagttacctagttctagcattaaggggacgatttaTTGGAGTAGCTCCAAAATGAACGCATATATTGAAATGGATGTGAAAGTAGAAGTCAAGTTGTAGTATcgagaaacattttgaaatatgaCACTCGAATGTAAAAGAACTTCACAAAATTGTGTGAAAAAGTCCATTTTTATAATGCAAACGTTAGACATGACCATTTTGCACTTTCACACACGTAACACATTCAAAATGCCAAGTATTCATAGAAAATTAAACCAAATATAACTCTTTCAGAACATTTCAGTGGCCCTGAGAAGGGCCGTTTTTGTCAGATGTGGTTCTTCGAGGTCACATTTTTACTTGGAGCTGGTGTACTTGGTTACGGCCTTGGTACCCTCCGATACGGCGTGCTTGGCCAATTCTCCTGGCAACAACAGACGAACAGCGGTCTGGATTTCGCGAGATGTGATAGTCGAGCGCTTGTTGTAGTGAGCCAGACGAGAAGCCTCAGCAGCGATCCGTTCGAAGATGTCGTTGACGAAGCTGTTCATGATGCTCATGGCCTTCGACGAAACACCGGTATCAGGGTGGACCTGTTTCAGCACCTTGTAGATATAGATGGCGTAGCTTTCCTTCCTGCGttgcttcttctttttcttgtctCCCTTGACAACGCTCTTCTGAGCCTTGCCGGACTTCTTGGCGGCCTTTCCACTGGTCTTCGGTGCCATTTTCAAACGACTGTATACTCTGGAATCGAGAAACGAATAATTATACTCGGGCGATTGCCTgctcttttatacccctagaataGCAACGGACGCTCAGCCCCTTTTTTACACTACATATACCTACTGTTCATTTGCCCATCCTTGTATTGAAGTCGTGTACCATAACGAATGTATAAAATAAACGGGGAACGTTATTTCTCATCAGTACTGTTTCGTATATCGTATCGTTTGCACCCGCTCTACACATCTCTATCAAAATGTCTGGCCGTGGCAAAGGAGGAAAAGTTAAGGGAAAGGCAAAGTCCCGCTCGAACCGCGCTGGATTGCAATTCCCAGTCGGTCGTATTCACCGTCTGCTTAGGAAGGGTAATTATGCAGAGCGCGTTGGTGCCGGTGCTCCAGTCTATCTGGCTGCCGTGATGGAATATCTGGCTGCTGAAGTGCTTGAGTTGGCAGGAAACGCTGCCCGCGATAACAAGAAGACCCGTATTATCCCACGTCATCTGCAGTTGGCCATCCGCAACGATGAGGAATTGAACAAACTTCTGTCTGGAGTGACCATCGCACAGGGTGGTGTACTGCCTAACATTCAGGCAGTGCTGTTGCCCAAGAAAACCGAAAAGAAGGCCTAAATCATCCATCGACATCGTTGCAACAAAAACCGTCCTTTTTAGGACGACCATAGATATTGAATGAAAGAGTTATTTTGGAAAGTAATTTTATAAAGGTGCTGTTCTTAAGAAAATATCTGATGATGATTTACTACTTTATTTTTGTCAGGATTTAACGATGACAAAAATAAGAAAGAACAAGGCATGGTGAACTTGAAGAAATGgtttgaaatatttcaagaaatgacGTGCGTTATGCGAAAATTTTAATGGCTGTTCATGTAAATTATCCCTCTAGAAAAGAGCATCAAGAATATTAAATCTGAATCATTAAGTGTTAACGTTAT contains:
- the LOC109420103 gene encoding histone H2B-like, which produces MAPKTSGKAAKKSGKAQKSVVKGDKKKKKQRRKESYAIYIYKVLKQVHPDTGVSSKAMSIMNSFVNDIFERIAAEASRLAHYNKRSTITSREIQTAVRLLLPGELAKHAVSEGTKAVTKYTSSK
- the LOC109420132 gene encoding histone H2A — protein: MSGRGKGGKVKGKAKSRSNRAGLQFPVGRIHRLLRKGNYAERVGAGAPVYLAAVMEYLAAEVLELAGNAARDNKKTRIIPRHLQLAIRNDEELNKLLSGVTIAQGGVLPNIQAVLLPKKTEKKA